A single window of Pseudomonas benzenivorans DNA harbors:
- a CDS encoding aldehyde dehydrogenase family protein, whose translation MTSTTEQLIGEYFATGTLAGLPSGHFIDGKFRPAASGQTLETFDPGTAKAFARFAAGDAEDVEAAVASSDRAFRECWRKVAPAERGRILQRTAEAIRANAERLAVVETLDNGKSLAEAQGDIRSAARLFEYYAGAADKLQGETLPLGMDYVSYTSLEPVGVTAHIIPWNYPTSTMVRGIAPALAAGCTVVVKPAEQTPLTALMLAEILRDAGLPDGVCNVLTGTGVAVGAPLVAHEKVRHVTFTGSVNTGRTVMQAAARNVASVTLELGGKSPMVMLADCDMDAALEDVLWAIYSNSGQICSAGSRLVIERSIHATFIERLAALAGKLSHGHGLRNPQIGAITSLDQLSKIAGYVDDAKVRGVRVAAGGSATVDQASGSGWFFQPTILDGVGPQDRVVQEEIFGPVLSVQVADSPEEALALANGTEFGLAAGIYTRDIKKALRLARDIDAGQIYINEYYAGGVETPFGGNKMSGFGREKGLEGLRAYCRVKSVTARI comes from the coding sequence GTGACCAGCACCACCGAACAACTGATCGGCGAATACTTCGCCACCGGCACTCTGGCTGGACTGCCGAGCGGGCACTTCATCGACGGCAAGTTCCGTCCCGCCGCCTCCGGGCAGACCCTGGAAACCTTCGACCCGGGTACGGCCAAGGCCTTCGCCCGTTTCGCCGCCGGCGATGCCGAGGATGTCGAGGCGGCGGTCGCCTCGTCCGATCGCGCCTTCCGCGAGTGCTGGCGCAAGGTCGCACCGGCGGAGCGCGGGCGCATCCTGCAGCGCACCGCCGAGGCCATCCGTGCCAATGCCGAGCGCCTGGCAGTGGTGGAGACCCTGGATAACGGCAAGTCCCTGGCCGAGGCCCAGGGCGATATCCGCTCTGCGGCCCGGCTGTTCGAGTACTACGCGGGCGCGGCCGACAAGTTGCAGGGCGAGACCCTGCCCCTGGGCATGGACTATGTGTCCTACACCAGCCTGGAGCCGGTGGGCGTCACCGCCCATATCATCCCCTGGAACTACCCGACCTCGACCATGGTGCGCGGCATAGCCCCGGCCCTGGCCGCCGGCTGCACCGTGGTGGTCAAGCCGGCGGAGCAGACGCCGCTGACCGCGCTGATGCTGGCCGAGATCCTCCGCGACGCCGGTCTGCCCGACGGCGTGTGCAACGTGCTGACCGGCACGGGCGTCGCCGTTGGCGCGCCGCTGGTGGCCCACGAGAAGGTCCGTCACGTCACCTTCACCGGCTCGGTCAATACCGGCCGCACGGTCATGCAGGCGGCGGCGCGCAACGTCGCCAGCGTGACCCTGGAGCTGGGCGGCAAGTCGCCGATGGTGATGCTCGCCGACTGCGACATGGACGCCGCGCTGGAAGACGTGCTCTGGGCCATCTACTCCAACTCCGGACAGATCTGTTCGGCCGGCTCGCGCCTGGTGATCGAGCGGTCGATTCACGCCACGTTCATCGAGCGCCTGGCGGCGCTGGCCGGCAAACTCAGCCATGGCCACGGCCTGCGCAACCCGCAGATCGGCGCGATCACCTCCCTGGATCAGCTGAGCAAGATCGCCGGCTATGTCGACGACGCCAAGGTCCGCGGCGTGCGGGTCGCCGCCGGCGGCTCGGCGACGGTGGATCAGGCCAGCGGCAGCGGCTGGTTCTTCCAGCCGACCATTCTGGACGGCGTCGGCCCCCAGGACCGGGTGGTGCAGGAGGAGATCTTCGGGCCGGTGCTCTCGGTGCAGGTCGCCGACTCCCCCGAAGAGGCCCTGGCATTGGCCAACGGCACGGAATTCGGCCTGGCCGCCGGCATCTACACCCGCGACATCAAGAAGGCCCTGCGTCTGGCGCGGGATATAGACGCCGGTCAGATCTATATCAACGAGTACTATGCCGGTGGCGTTGAGACACCATTCGGTGGTAACAAGATGTCCGGATTCGGGCGCGAGAAGGGCCTGGAAGGGCTGCGCGCCTATTGCCGGGTCAAGTCCGTCACGGCGCGCATCTGA